A region of Penaeus chinensis breed Huanghai No. 1 chromosome 38, ASM1920278v2, whole genome shotgun sequence DNA encodes the following proteins:
- the LOC125045914 gene encoding uncharacterized protein LOC125045914, translating to MNPPHDFLPFSPQQRARRPLRSSVPEDCRSSELHVTPEQPAWVVSPGHAVSGVTDGSQQICKWTVKAPPGHGVVIEVADLRLRRSRRCAASRVLVQAGLSAQQARLRPLVRFCGRGPKNPLWKTTFSEVNIEYKSNGATRKKSEVKSKSASKSPSQKLVTYEDRPSANSARGGRPSSSSSSGSSPSSSSSSSSSTPSPSSHLTRAEKIARIKALQRLYNLRSSDRKASPSVRYQPESQRRHQYYSYQQNTNSRRFYRHSNGTGDGGVYDPTNDTIVIDGDDFVYDEESHAFGAITGTSAAAPSVRLFSVGEPTWISNDFILHDGMNVTELEMEEEDEMAESPRKTHKRKNKKNKKKAKRKKQGKKQRAKEDPLEDEDGSLERIPRSAWSPSSSSYRGSSRRSYHRTRYYTVSQRRPSRRKQYRVTISRHNPPARAPSHVKPEREPVTSSPQSRGHNEIIPRKPSKHVPESSKEVYYPSKTFGFLDPKPAKPEAEEAPATPSSGHDKRELFVLKVRSFKSHCGGEITADRGRFTSPGYPQKTGGKNSCFWRFKTPPGSHWKLQCTHFRIRKSRNCMRDHLAIRINDADWTRYCGREGPSVALTSSHAAYVDVVLNTFRNDSARTICSWESRYLGGAQNHYGYRRYWSYNLTRITTPPPTTTTTTTTTTTPPPSLAYHQTWSCHDYRKLTSDHTMCRSTPPTCSVYLEGVTSGERAFILDAHNKYRAIVARGEESEGLPGPQYSASDMRQLVWNEELAQVAQAWASACPDYHDCQDCRRVLSRDYYVGQNIFYEWSSSNGGSVWETAVRLWYEEVKYVPNYLTKSFRMMDHAVIGHYTQLVWAETREVGCGATYHDCSKVFKGRMWKLKCKIYVCNYGPTGNYVRKPMYSIGPPASACPPDTRPSIQYPGLCTLR from the exons GCTCCTCCCGGTCACGGCGTAGTCATCGAGGTAGCGGACCTGCGCCTGCGTCGGTCGAGGCGCTGTGCCGCCAGTCGCGTCCTGGTGCAAGCCGGACTCTCGGCTCAACAGGCCAGACTCAGGCCGCTGGTCAG GTTTTGCGGAAGAGGCCCGAAGAACCCGCTCTGGAAGACGACTTTTTCAGAAGTGAACATCGAATACAAGAGCAACGGCGCCACGAGGAAGAAGTCGGAAGTCAAAAGCAAGAGCGCATCGAAATCCCCTTCGCAAAAACTCGTGACTTACGAGGACAGACCTTCGGCAAATTCGGCGAGAGGAggtcgtccttcttcttcttcatcgtcgggGTCGTCgccgtcatcgtcgtcgtcgtcgtcgtcgtcaacGCCGTCGCCTTCCTCACACCTCACAAGAGCCGAGAAGATCGCCCGCATCAAAGCTCTCCAGAGGCTTTACAACCTTCGTTCGTCCGACCGGAAGGCCTCTCCATCGGTGCGATACCAGCCTGAGTCGCAAAGGAGACATCAGTATTACAGTTACCAACAGAATACCAACAGCAGGCGCTTCTACAGGCACTCGAACGGCACTGGGGACGGTGGCGTGTACGACCCCACGAACGACACCATAGTAATCGACGGCGACGACTTTGTGTACGACGAGGAGAGCCATGCCTTCGGGGCGATCACAGGGACCTCCGCAGCCGCGCCGTCGGTCCGGCTCTTCAGCGTCGGGGAACCGACGTGGATCAGCAACGACTTCATCCTACACGACGGGATGAACGTGACCgagttggagatggaggaggaggacgagatggcAGAGAGCCCGAGAAAGACCCATAaacggaagaataagaagaacaagaagaaagccaAACGCAAGAAGCAAGGCAAGAAACAGAGGGCGAAGGAGGACCCTCTGGAAGACGAAGACGGGTCTTTGGAGAGGATTCCGAGGTCAGCCTGGTCGCCCTCGAGCAGCAGCTATCGAGGGAGCTCCCGACGCAGTTACCACCGCACCAGGTACTACACGGTGAGTCAAAGGCGTCCTTCGCGGAGGAAGCAGTACCGGGTCACCATCTCGCGCCACAACCCGCCGGCCCGAGCCCCTTCCCACGTCAAGCCCGAGCGCGAACCGGTCACCAGTTCGCCCCAGTCGCGCGGACACAACGAAATCATCCCCCGCAAGCCGTCGAAACACGTGCCGGAGAGCTCCAAAGAGGTCTACTATCCTTCCAAGACGTTCGGCTTCTTGGACCCGAAGCCTGCGAAGCCCGAGGCTGAAGAGGCACCGGCGACGCCCTCCTCAGGCCACGACAAGCGAGAGCTCTTTGTGCTGAAG gtTCGCTCTTTCAAAAGCCATTGCGGAGGGGAAATCACAGCCGATCGCGGGCGTTTCACCAGCCCTGGATACCCGCAGAAAACTGGTGGCAAAAATTCTTGCTTCTGGAGATTCAAA ACTCCTCCCGGAAGTCACTGGAAACTGCAATGCACGCACTTCCGCATTCGGAAATCTCGAAATTGCATGCGGGACCACCTTGCAATCCGTATAAATGACGCCGACTGGACGAG gTATTGTGGTCGAGAAGGCCCGAGTGTGGCACTGACCTCCTCGCACGCAGCATATGTCGACGTCGTCCTCAACACCTTCAGGAACGACTCAGCGAGAACCATCTGTTCTTGGGAGTCTAGATACCTTG GAGGAGCACAAAACCACTACGGGTATCGGCGTTACTGGAGCTACAACCTCACCCGCATAACCAcgccaccaccaacaaccacaaccaccaccaccaccacaaccactccGCCGCCCTCGCTCGCGTACCACCAGAC ATGGAGTTGCCACGATTACCGAAAGCTCACTTCGGACCACACGATGTGCCGCTCCACCCCGCCCACCTGCTCCGTCTACCTCGAGGGCGTGACGAGCGGCGAAAGGGCGTTCATCCTCGACGCCCACAACAAGTACAGGGCCATTGTAGctcgaggggaggagagcgaggggctTCCAGGGCCTCAGTACTCGGCGTCGGACATGCGGCAGCTGGTGTGGAACGAGGAGCTGGCGCAGGTGGCTCAGGCGTGGGCGTCCGCTTGCCCGGATTACCACGACTGCCAAGACTGCAGGCGGGTTCTGTCCA GGGATTACTACGTTGGCCAAAATATTTTCTATGAATGGAGTAGTAGTAACGGCGGCTCAGTGTGGGAAACAGCGGTCAGACTCTGGTATGAGGAAGTCAAGTATGTGCCCAACTACCTCACGAAAAGTTTCCG gATGATGGACCACGCCGTGATAGGCCACTACACGCAGCTGGTGTGGGCGGAGACGAGGGAGGTCGGGTGCGGGGCGACCTACCACGACTGCTCCAAGGTCTTCAAAGGAAGGATGTGGAAGTTGAAATGCAAGATCTACGTGTGCAACTATGGGCCTAC AGGTAACTACGTCAGAAAACCAATGTACAGCATAGGGCCTCCAGCGTCAGCATGTCCTCCTGATACTCGGCCGTCCATACAATATCCTGGTCTTTGCACTCTTCGCTGA